Proteins encoded together in one Fusobacterium sp. JB019 window:
- a CDS encoding MurR/RpiR family transcriptional regulator, whose amino-acid sequence MKLEEYLKDIKLTKKEKEIIEFILKNLDEVCFMTSSAMAEKLNVGDTTIIRLSKKLGFLKFSEFKKIIQEDAFENKNLKNKSDIPYERISNEKLSNENLIELTRENFMKKKDSDMIGNSHEKYIEVQKLILNSNRKFIAGFRNSSGISNFFATLLSHILPNVQNINGNESFEDKLIDSNEQDVLILFSFPRYSKNALISLEIAKENNTKIIVFTDKITSEVAEGATKVILNNIDSVDFSNSLSGTMLSIEILINLISNNCKEKSKKRLKKLDKYMDKTGLY is encoded by the coding sequence ATGAAGTTAGAAGAATATTTAAAAGATATAAAATTAACAAAGAAAGAAAAAGAAATAATTGAATTTATACTAAAAAATTTAGATGAAGTTTGCTTTATGACATCATCAGCTATGGCTGAAAAATTAAATGTTGGGGATACTACTATAATTAGATTATCTAAAAAATTAGGATTTTTAAAATTTTCAGAATTCAAAAAAATTATTCAAGAAGATGCTTTTGAAAATAAAAATTTAAAGAATAAATCAGACATACCCTATGAAAGAATTTCTAATGAAAAACTATCAAATGAAAATTTAATAGAGTTAACAAGAGAAAATTTTATGAAAAAAAAAGATTCTGATATGATTGGTAATAGTCATGAAAAATATATAGAAGTACAAAAGTTAATATTAAATTCTAATAGAAAATTTATCGCAGGATTTAGAAATTCTTCTGGAATTTCAAATTTTTTTGCTACATTGTTATCTCATATTTTGCCAAATGTTCAAAATATTAATGGGAATGAAAGCTTTGAAGATAAGTTAATAGATTCTAATGAACAAGATGTTTTAATTCTATTTAGTTTTCCTAGATATTCCAAGAATGCTTTAATAAGTTTAGAGATTGCTAAGGAAAATAATACTAAAATTATTGTATTTACAGATAAGATAACATCTGAAGTAGCTGAAGGAGCTACAAAAGTTATTTTAAATAATATAGATTCAGTAGATTTTTCAAATTCCCTTTCTGGTACAATGTTATCAATTGAAATACTTATAAATCTTATTAGTAATAATTGTAAAGAAAAATCTAAAAAAAGATTGAAAAAATTAGATAAATATATGGATAAAACAGGTTTATATTAA
- a CDS encoding aspartate-semialdehyde dehydrogenase, whose protein sequence is MKKYNVGILGATGAVGQEMIKLLEERNFPIENIRFFASSRSAGKEINFKGVKYFIEEAKKGIFKNIDILLGASPNDLAKELIPSAIEEGCVVVDNSSAFRLDDNVPLVVPEVNPEAAKDHKGLIANPNCATIIGLVAINKLNSFNKIKKIIVSTYQAVSGAGAGGITELDEQVAAISQNKEVNPKVFSHQIAYNLIPQIGGFNDMGYSSEEMKFQNEGKKILGNEDLKVNCTCVRVPVYRSHSESITIEFENEMDIKKAEEILKNSPGVKFIPTEKDGNLPMPLDTSDQDLVFVGRLRYDMSRDDKKGLSLWCCGDQIRKGAATNAIQIAELLIK, encoded by the coding sequence TGAAAAAATATAATGTAGGAATACTAGGAGCTACTGGAGCAGTAGGTCAAGAAATGATTAAATTATTAGAGGAAAGAAATTTCCCTATAGAAAATATTAGATTTTTTGCAAGTTCAAGAAGTGCAGGAAAAGAAATTAATTTTAAAGGTGTTAAATATTTTATAGAAGAAGCTAAAAAAGGCATATTTAAAAATATAGATATCCTACTTGGAGCTTCACCTAATGATTTAGCCAAAGAATTAATCCCTTCAGCCATAGAAGAGGGATGTGTTGTTGTTGATAACAGTAGTGCCTTTAGATTAGATGATAATGTTCCTCTAGTGGTCCCTGAAGTTAATCCTGAGGCTGCTAAAGATCATAAGGGCTTAATCGCAAATCCAAACTGTGCTACAATCATTGGTCTTGTTGCAATTAATAAATTAAATTCATTTAATAAGATTAAAAAAATTATAGTTTCAACTTATCAAGCTGTATCTGGAGCTGGGGCTGGAGGAATAACTGAATTAGATGAGCAAGTTGCAGCTATTTCACAAAATAAAGAAGTTAATCCTAAAGTTTTTTCTCATCAAATAGCTTATAATCTTATTCCACAAATTGGTGGCTTCAATGATATGGGATATAGTTCTGAGGAAATGAAATTCCAAAATGAAGGTAAAAAAATACTTGGGAATGAAGATTTAAAAGTTAATTGTACATGTGTAAGAGTTCCTGTATATAGAAGTCACTCTGAATCAATAACTATTGAATTTGAAAATGAAATGGATATTAAAAAAGCTGAAGAAATACTTAAAAATTCACCTGGAGTTAAATTTATTCCTACAGAAAAAGATGGAAATCTTCCTATGCCACTTGATACAAGTGATCAAGATTTAGTTTTTGTTGGAAGACTAAGGTATGACATGAGTAGAGATGATAAGAAAGGGTTATCACTTTGGTGTTGTGGAGATCAAATAAGAAAAGGTGCTGCAACTAATGCTATCCAAATTGCAGAACTTTTAATAAAATAA